A genome region from Camelus ferus isolate YT-003-E chromosome 25, BCGSAC_Cfer_1.0, whole genome shotgun sequence includes the following:
- the ZNF7 gene encoding zinc finger protein 7 isoform X4 produces the protein MCAWQEHLFPVERGVLPSPEAFDRGSLPAFPTPRPEGNLRGAQPEGWARSTPHNLPTRGDGSPRRPVPGFLVFKPELISRLEQGQEPWVLDLQGAEGREATRASQTGSTIGTDGEQACEDVDVVKSGSHMARVRTPPQDFPQSPGFGGTSDSEVWSESQPGSRFQKSCLNTGTVVPRKTFVQEEAQGYDGLGSSTHLNCQPDKSQGSSRRCSMCGRRFRAASGVALHQEINTQKRSNPCQECQKKSSDCSQGRHQSNLHGEKPYECEECGKAFRLCSQLSQHQRIHTGEKPFKCTECGKAFRLSSKLIQHQRIHTGEKPYRCEECGKAFGQSSSLIHHQRVHTGERPYGCRECGKAFSQQSQLVRHQRTHTGEKPYPCRECGKAFSQSSTLAQHQRMHAGEKLQLPRTPDGPSLLAPQRTHATEKPFKCGECGKAFRWVSRLSQHQLTHTGEKPYKCNKCSKAFGCSSRLIRHQRTHTGEKPFKCEECGKGFVQGSHLIQHQRIHTGEKPYECSECGKAFSQSSSLIYHQRIHKGEKPYECLECGKAFSMSTQLTIHQRVHTGERPYKCSECGKAFSQNSTLFQHQIIHAGVKPYGCSECGKAFSRSSYLIEHQRIHTRAQWYHEYGNALEGPNHVSRKKVNTAKKLHKCSECEKIFRWRSHLIIHQRIHTGEKPYKCNECGKAFNRSSRLTQHQKIHMG, from the exons ATGTGTGCTTGGCAAGAACACCTGTTTCCTGTTGAGCGTGGGGTCCTGCCGTCACCTGAGGCCTTCGACCGAGGATCTCTGCCTGCCTTTCCTACCCCACGGCCTGAGGGAAACCTGAGGGGAGCCCAGCCAGAGGGATGGGCCAGGAGCACACCACACAACCTCCCCACACGTGGGGACGGCAGCCCCAGAAGGCCAGTGCCAG GATTCCTGGTCTTCAAGCCTGAGCTGATTTCCCGGCTGGAACAGGGACAGGAGCCCTGGGTCCTCGacctgcagggagcagaggggagagaggcaacGAGGGCCTCCCAGACAG GTTCCACGATTGGGACTGATGGAGAGCAGGCCTGTGAGGACGTGGATGTTGTCAAATCAGGATCCCATATGGCAAGGGTAAGAACTCCTCCGCAGGATTTTCCTCAGAGTCCTGGCTTTGGAGGCACCTCTGATTCAGAGGTCTGGTCAGAGAGTCAGCCAGGCTCCCGCTTCCAGAAGAGCTGCTTGAACACGGGGACTGTGGTTCCCAGGAAGACCTTTGTCCAGGAGGAGGCCCAGGGGTATGATGGGCTGGGCAGCAGCACCCACCTGAACTGTCAGCCTGATAAAAGTCAGGGGTCCTCCCGAAGGTGCAGCATGTGTGGCAGGAGGTTCAGAGCTGCTTCAGGTGTTGCTCTGCATCAGGAAATTAACACACAGAAGAGATCTAACCCATGTCAAGAGTGCCAGAAAAAATCATCTGATTGCTCACAGGGGAGACATCAAAGTAACTTGCATGGAGAGAAGCCATATGAATGTGAGGAGTGTGGGAAAGCTTTCCGGCTGTGCTCACAGCTTAGTCAGcatcagagaatccacactggagagaagccattCAAATGCACTGAGTGTGGAAAAGCCTTTCGCCTGAGCTCAAAACTTATTcagcatcagagaattcacactggagagaagccctacaGGTGTGaggaatgtggaaaagcctttggTCAGAGCTCTAGCCTCATCCACCATCAGAGGGTCCACACGGGAGAGAGGCCCTATGGCTGCCgggagtgtgggaaggccttcagccaGCAGTCTCAGCTGGTCAGGCACCAGAGGACTCACACGGGAGAGAAGCCCTACCCATGCCGGGAGTGCGGGAAGGCCTTCAGCCAGAGCTCAACCCTAGCTCAGCACCAGCGGATGCACGCTGGGGAGAAACTGCAACTGCCAAGAACCCCGGATGGTCCCAGCCTCCTTGCGCCTCAGAGGACCCACGCTACAGAGAAACCATTTAAGTGTGGCGagtgtgggaaggctttcaggTGGGTCTCCCGCCTTAGTCAGCATCAGCTGACTCACACCGGAGAGAAACCCTACAAATGCAACAAGTGTTCGAAAGCCTTTGGTTGTAGCTCACGGCTTATTCGCCACCAGAGAACTCACACTGGAGAAAAACCATTTAAATGTGAAGAATGTGGGAAAGGCTTTGTCCAGGGCTCACACCTCATTCAGcatcagagaatccacactggagagaagccctatgagTGCAGTGAGTGCGGGAAGGCCTTCAGCCAGAGCTCCAGCCTCATCTACCATCAGAGAATCCACAAAGGGGAGAAGCCCTATGAGTGCCTCGagtgtggaaaagccttcagtATGAGCACACAGCTCACGATCCATCAAAGGGTTCACACCGGGGAGAGGCCCTATAAGTGCAgcgaatgtgggaaagccttcagtcaAAACTCCACCCTTTTCCAGCACCAGATCATTCACGCGGGAGTGAAGCCCTACGGTTGCAGTGAGTGCGGGAAGGCCTTCAGCCGGAGCTCCTACCTCATCGAGCACCAGCGCATCCACACTCGGGCCCAGTGGTATCATGAGTACGGGAATGCCCTGGAGGGGCCTAACCACGTAAGCCGTAAGAAGGTTAATACTGCCAAGAAACTGCATAAATGTagtgaatgtgagaaaatattcagGTGGCGCTCACATCTAATCatacatcagagaattcacactggagagaaaccttataaatgtaatgaatgtggcaAAGCTTTTAATCGCAGCTCAAGGCTTACTCAGCATCAGAAAATTCACATGGGATAG
- the ZNF7 gene encoding zinc finger protein 7 isoform X6: MARVRTPPQDFPQSPGFGGTSDSEVWSESQPGSRFQKSCLNTGTVVPRKTFVQEEAQGYDGLGSSTHLNCQPDKSQGSSRRCSMCGRRFRAASGVALHQEINTQKRSNPCQECQKKSSDCSQGRHQSNLHGEKPYECEECGKAFRLCSQLSQHQRIHTGEKPFKCTECGKAFRLSSKLIQHQRIHTGEKPYRCEECGKAFGQSSSLIHHQRVHTGERPYGCRECGKAFSQQSQLVRHQRTHTGEKPYPCRECGKAFSQSSTLAQHQRMHAGEKLQLPRTPDGPSLLAPQRTHATEKPFKCGECGKAFRWVSRLSQHQLTHTGEKPYKCNKCSKAFGCSSRLIRHQRTHTGEKPFKCEECGKGFVQGSHLIQHQRIHTGEKPYECSECGKAFSQSSSLIYHQRIHKGEKPYECLECGKAFSMSTQLTIHQRVHTGERPYKCSECGKAFSQNSTLFQHQIIHAGVKPYGCSECGKAFSRSSYLIEHQRIHTRAQWYHEYGNALEGPNHVSRKKVNTAKKLHKCSECEKIFRWRSHLIIHQRIHTGEKPYKCNECGKAFNRSSRLTQHQKIHMG, from the coding sequence ATGGCAAGGGTAAGAACTCCTCCGCAGGATTTTCCTCAGAGTCCTGGCTTTGGAGGCACCTCTGATTCAGAGGTCTGGTCAGAGAGTCAGCCAGGCTCCCGCTTCCAGAAGAGCTGCTTGAACACGGGGACTGTGGTTCCCAGGAAGACCTTTGTCCAGGAGGAGGCCCAGGGGTATGATGGGCTGGGCAGCAGCACCCACCTGAACTGTCAGCCTGATAAAAGTCAGGGGTCCTCCCGAAGGTGCAGCATGTGTGGCAGGAGGTTCAGAGCTGCTTCAGGTGTTGCTCTGCATCAGGAAATTAACACACAGAAGAGATCTAACCCATGTCAAGAGTGCCAGAAAAAATCATCTGATTGCTCACAGGGGAGACATCAAAGTAACTTGCATGGAGAGAAGCCATATGAATGTGAGGAGTGTGGGAAAGCTTTCCGGCTGTGCTCACAGCTTAGTCAGcatcagagaatccacactggagagaagccattCAAATGCACTGAGTGTGGAAAAGCCTTTCGCCTGAGCTCAAAACTTATTcagcatcagagaattcacactggagagaagccctacaGGTGTGaggaatgtggaaaagcctttggTCAGAGCTCTAGCCTCATCCACCATCAGAGGGTCCACACGGGAGAGAGGCCCTATGGCTGCCgggagtgtgggaaggccttcagccaGCAGTCTCAGCTGGTCAGGCACCAGAGGACTCACACGGGAGAGAAGCCCTACCCATGCCGGGAGTGCGGGAAGGCCTTCAGCCAGAGCTCAACCCTAGCTCAGCACCAGCGGATGCACGCTGGGGAGAAACTGCAACTGCCAAGAACCCCGGATGGTCCCAGCCTCCTTGCGCCTCAGAGGACCCACGCTACAGAGAAACCATTTAAGTGTGGCGagtgtgggaaggctttcaggTGGGTCTCCCGCCTTAGTCAGCATCAGCTGACTCACACCGGAGAGAAACCCTACAAATGCAACAAGTGTTCGAAAGCCTTTGGTTGTAGCTCACGGCTTATTCGCCACCAGAGAACTCACACTGGAGAAAAACCATTTAAATGTGAAGAATGTGGGAAAGGCTTTGTCCAGGGCTCACACCTCATTCAGcatcagagaatccacactggagagaagccctatgagTGCAGTGAGTGCGGGAAGGCCTTCAGCCAGAGCTCCAGCCTCATCTACCATCAGAGAATCCACAAAGGGGAGAAGCCCTATGAGTGCCTCGagtgtggaaaagccttcagtATGAGCACACAGCTCACGATCCATCAAAGGGTTCACACCGGGGAGAGGCCCTATAAGTGCAgcgaatgtgggaaagccttcagtcaAAACTCCACCCTTTTCCAGCACCAGATCATTCACGCGGGAGTGAAGCCCTACGGTTGCAGTGAGTGCGGGAAGGCCTTCAGCCGGAGCTCCTACCTCATCGAGCACCAGCGCATCCACACTCGGGCCCAGTGGTATCATGAGTACGGGAATGCCCTGGAGGGGCCTAACCACGTAAGCCGTAAGAAGGTTAATACTGCCAAGAAACTGCATAAATGTagtgaatgtgagaaaatattcagGTGGCGCTCACATCTAATCatacatcagagaattcacactggagagaaaccttataaatgtaatgaatgtggcaAAGCTTTTAATCGCAGCTCAAGGCTTACTCAGCATCAGAAAATTCACATGGGATAG